One genomic window of Xanthobacter dioxanivorans includes the following:
- a CDS encoding CaiB/BaiF CoA transferase family protein has protein sequence MSSQPLQNGALNGVRVLEIAHLAAAVAGSVLADLGAEVIKIEPPGGEAARGLAPLAELPGGGQVSCAWLAFNTGKKSVCVDLDSPEGLEQFARLAASADIIVSDFERLPISACDILAPLAEKANPQVIWTEILPFGRGGPYEDFPATDSVLQALGGHLFLNGDIDRPPVRIGLPVGVLQGGAEAAAAALMAYYHALRTGEGQRVDISIQECVVWTLLNTTMAWQILELIEMRGGAIRRERANRFYTRCVWPCRDGHIFFGPVGGGGGAAREKSYQALLAWMTAEGAGDPILTAFDWNGDGQFEISQANYDAVTEVISRFISSKTKEELMTRAVASRILLAPISSVGEILGNAQFRARGLFERCDDPQSGLSLEYPARWVRLSRTPLSPLSPPPLAGGDTRTLLAVEALHEKVD, from the coding sequence ATGAGCTCCCAGCCATTACAGAACGGGGCCTTGAACGGCGTGCGGGTGCTTGAAATCGCGCACCTTGCCGCCGCCGTGGCGGGGAGCGTGCTCGCCGACCTGGGTGCCGAGGTCATCAAGATCGAACCGCCGGGCGGGGAGGCGGCGCGTGGCCTGGCGCCGCTCGCCGAGCTCCCCGGCGGTGGACAGGTCAGCTGCGCCTGGCTCGCCTTCAACACCGGCAAGAAGAGCGTCTGCGTTGATCTAGACAGTCCCGAGGGACTGGAACAGTTCGCGCGTCTCGCCGCCTCCGCCGACATCATCGTCAGCGATTTCGAGCGGCTGCCGATCTCGGCCTGCGATATCCTTGCCCCGCTCGCCGAGAAGGCGAACCCCCAGGTGATCTGGACCGAGATCCTCCCGTTCGGCCGCGGCGGTCCCTACGAGGACTTCCCGGCCACCGACAGCGTGCTCCAGGCCCTGGGCGGACACCTGTTCCTCAATGGCGACATCGACAGGCCGCCGGTGCGCATCGGACTTCCGGTCGGGGTGCTGCAGGGTGGAGCGGAAGCCGCCGCCGCGGCCCTGATGGCCTACTACCACGCGCTGCGCACCGGCGAGGGCCAGCGCGTGGATATCTCGATCCAGGAATGCGTGGTCTGGACCCTGCTGAACACCACCATGGCCTGGCAGATCCTCGAGCTGATCGAGATGCGTGGCGGCGCCATCCGCAGGGAGCGCGCCAACCGCTTCTACACCCGCTGTGTCTGGCCCTGCCGGGACGGGCACATCTTCTTTGGCCCGGTCGGGGGTGGCGGCGGCGCGGCGCGGGAGAAATCCTACCAGGCGCTGCTCGCGTGGATGACGGCCGAGGGCGCGGGAGATCCGATCCTCACCGCCTTCGACTGGAATGGCGACGGGCAATTCGAGATCTCGCAGGCGAACTACGACGCGGTCACCGAGGTCATCAGCCGCTTCATCTCCAGCAAGACCAAGGAGGAGCTGATGACGCGGGCCGTGGCCAGCCGCATTCTGCTCGCGCCGATCTCCTCGGTCGGCGAGATCCTGGGAAATGCGCAGTTCCGCGCCCGCGGCCTGTTCGAGCGCTGCGACGATCCGCAAAGCGGCCTTTCCCTCGAATATCCCGCGCGCTGGGTTCGTCTGTCGCGCACGCCGCTGTCGCCCCTGTCGCCGCCGCCGCTGGCGGGCGGGGATACGCGGACGCTGCTCGCCGTCGAGGCCTTGCACGAGAAGGTGGACTGA
- a CDS encoding CaiB/BaiF CoA transferase family protein — translation MGKGIFDGLKVADFTWAAAGPIITKQLSDNGATVIKVESFQHPDSIRLGGPFTGDRPGINRSGFFADFHSSKLSIAVNLGHERRAEIIHRLVEWADVVADSFRPGVMAQWGFDYESLRKLNPGVIALSSSLYGADGPWARHPGYGAQGQALAGIHTMTGWPDRDPAMPKGAYSDSVSPRAGMAALAAALIHREKTGEGQQIELSQIETTVKLLQPELLYQQISGREPSRSGNYKEGVIVHGVYPCRGDERWIVIEAGTTAQWDALCEVLGDRAALEAVRHTYGPVGPDGAFCALDAEMAKRTAGWDAFELMARLRQAGVPAGVALKSCDLLEDEVLAQRKHFWPLHHAEMGTLKYNGPAYRFSRTPSELRSASPLLGEHTEDVLTGILGFTREDIDAFRACGLLD, via the coding sequence ATGGGCAAGGGAATCTTCGACGGCCTGAAGGTGGCCGATTTCACCTGGGCGGCGGCCGGGCCGATCATCACCAAGCAACTGTCCGACAATGGTGCGACGGTGATCAAGGTGGAGAGCTTCCAGCATCCGGACAGCATTCGCCTCGGCGGCCCGTTCACCGGCGACAGGCCGGGGATCAACCGCAGCGGCTTCTTCGCCGATTTCCACAGTTCGAAGCTCAGCATCGCGGTCAATCTCGGCCACGAGCGGCGGGCGGAAATTATCCACCGGCTCGTGGAATGGGCGGACGTGGTGGCGGACAGCTTCCGCCCGGGCGTCATGGCTCAATGGGGCTTCGACTACGAGAGCCTGCGCAAGCTGAACCCGGGTGTCATCGCTCTGAGCTCCTCGCTCTACGGCGCGGACGGCCCTTGGGCCCGGCATCCGGGCTATGGCGCGCAGGGGCAGGCGCTGGCGGGCATCCACACCATGACCGGCTGGCCTGACCGGGATCCGGCCATGCCGAAGGGCGCCTATTCGGACTCGGTGTCGCCGCGGGCCGGAATGGCCGCCCTCGCCGCGGCCCTCATCCATCGCGAGAAGACGGGCGAGGGCCAGCAGATCGAGCTGTCGCAGATCGAAACCACGGTGAAGCTGCTCCAGCCGGAATTGCTTTACCAGCAGATCAGCGGGCGGGAGCCGAGCCGCAGCGGCAACTACAAGGAGGGGGTCATCGTCCACGGGGTCTATCCCTGCCGGGGCGATGAGCGCTGGATCGTCATCGAGGCCGGGACAACGGCCCAGTGGGACGCGCTGTGCGAGGTTCTGGGTGATCGCGCCGCGCTTGAAGCGGTCCGGCACACCTACGGCCCGGTGGGACCGGACGGGGCATTCTGCGCCCTCGACGCCGAGATGGCGAAGCGCACTGCCGGCTGGGATGCGTTCGAGCTGATGGCGCGGCTGCGGCAGGCCGGCGTGCCGGCGGGCGTCGCCCTGAAGAGCTGCGACCTGCTGGAAGACGAGGTGCTCGCCCAGCGCAAGCATTTCTGGCCCCTGCACCACGCCGAGATGGGGACACTCAAGTATAACGGGCCCGCCTACCGCTTCTCGCGCACTCCGTCGGAGCTGCGCAGCGCCTCGCCCCTGCTCGGCGAGCACACCGAGGACGTGCTGACCGGGATACTCGGCTTCACGCGGGAGGATATCGACGCCTTCCGCGCATGCGGATTGCTCGACTGA
- a CDS encoding PDR/VanB family oxidoreductase has protein sequence MTLDLKARVSQMRYESPTVLSLELVPAEPGERFPDYGPGAHIDLELGGTLRRSYSLHALPDGARYAIAVHRAPDSRGGSAFVHDRLRVGDLVAISRPKNNFRLDETAEHTVLIGGGIGVTPLLCMARRLTKIGASWTFHLAARNRSSAALLVDLTALHGAGGTVVAHFDDEAGGFLDLAQVVKSAPADSHFYCCGPIPMMNAFKAATSKVNSRFVHVEYFSAQDEVAREGGFEVVLARQGRSLFIPPGKTILEILVHEKVNVPFACSNGVCGTCETHVLEGTPDHRDSFLTDDEKAGNASMMVCCSGSRTARLVLDL, from the coding sequence ATGACTTTGGACCTGAAAGCGCGCGTCAGCCAGATGCGCTATGAGAGCCCCACCGTGCTGTCGCTGGAGTTGGTCCCTGCGGAGCCGGGGGAGCGTTTCCCCGATTATGGGCCGGGCGCGCACATCGACCTGGAGCTCGGCGGAACGCTGCGGCGGAGCTATTCCCTGCACGCGTTGCCCGATGGCGCGCGCTATGCCATCGCCGTTCATCGCGCCCCCGACAGCCGTGGTGGATCGGCCTTTGTGCACGATAGGCTCCGCGTGGGCGACCTGGTTGCCATCTCCCGTCCAAAGAACAATTTCCGCCTCGACGAGACGGCGGAGCACACCGTCCTGATCGGCGGGGGGATCGGGGTTACGCCGCTCCTGTGCATGGCGCGGCGCCTCACGAAGATCGGCGCGAGCTGGACCTTCCACCTCGCCGCGCGCAACAGGTCTTCGGCGGCGCTCCTGGTCGACCTCACGGCCCTTCACGGTGCCGGAGGCACTGTCGTCGCCCACTTCGACGACGAGGCGGGCGGGTTCCTCGATCTCGCGCAGGTGGTGAAGAGCGCGCCGGCCGACTCGCACTTCTACTGTTGCGGGCCGATCCCCATGATGAACGCGTTCAAGGCGGCGACGTCAAAGGTGAACAGCCGCTTTGTTCATGTCGAATATTTTTCGGCGCAGGACGAGGTCGCGCGGGAGGGCGGGTTCGAGGTGGTTCTCGCGCGTCAGGGCAGGTCGCTTTTCATCCCGCCGGGCAAGACCATCCTCGAAATCCTCGTCCACGAGAAAGTCAACGTGCCGTTCGCCTGCTCGAACGGCGTCTGTGGCACATGTGAAACCCATGTCCTCGAAGGCACGCCGGACCACCGTGACTCGTTTCTCACCGACGACGAGAAGGCCGGGAACGCCAGCATGATGGTGTGCTGCTCCGGCTCCAGGACCGCCAGGCTGGTTCTGGATCTTTAA
- a CDS encoding ABC transporter substrate-binding protein, with amino-acid sequence MKRLSAILFGAALTIAAAGVHAETVKVGAVYALTGAGAVGGGDGMRGTELAIEQINAAGGLKNHGGIQVELVKGDTQSKPINAVGETERLINEGKVVLVMGAATSNETLPLSQVAEKYGVPHINTIPQNEAMTNGKLKWTWSATVIDSDYVDGIMNALEMIHQTKPELTRVAVLVPDNEYGIEMGRLLKAELAKRKDLTLTAFIEYGAAAQELLQPALKLKASRPDVVIQVGYFRAGVLASKAYEQFDFHPVVIGTGGMSGDPKLRAELGKLVDGQFAVTPFAGDLPAAIAVSQAFEKKFNQPLTLNSALGYFGTLVALRALDEAKGFTSEDIAASLRQLKIDKSQMIVASDYVAFDENGRNKGRDTVVTQFQGDALVTVWPPEKARAKPEIKKFNTN; translated from the coding sequence ATGAAACGACTGAGCGCCATTCTATTCGGAGCGGCACTGACCATCGCCGCCGCCGGCGTCCATGCCGAAACGGTCAAGGTCGGTGCGGTCTACGCCCTCACCGGGGCCGGCGCCGTGGGCGGCGGCGATGGCATGCGCGGGACCGAGCTCGCCATCGAGCAGATCAATGCCGCCGGCGGACTGAAGAACCACGGCGGCATCCAGGTCGAGCTCGTCAAGGGCGACACGCAGAGCAAGCCGATCAACGCTGTGGGCGAAACCGAACGGCTCATCAATGAGGGCAAGGTCGTCCTCGTCATGGGCGCGGCAACCTCGAACGAGACGCTGCCGCTGTCGCAGGTGGCGGAGAAATACGGCGTGCCGCACATCAATACGATCCCGCAGAACGAAGCCATGACCAATGGCAAGCTGAAATGGACCTGGTCGGCGACGGTGATCGACAGCGATTACGTGGACGGGATCATGAACGCGCTGGAGATGATCCATCAGACCAAGCCGGAACTGACCCGGGTCGCCGTCCTCGTGCCGGACAACGAATACGGCATCGAGATGGGCCGGCTGCTGAAGGCCGAGCTGGCCAAGCGCAAGGACCTCACGCTCACCGCCTTCATCGAGTATGGCGCCGCTGCCCAGGAGCTCCTGCAGCCGGCTCTGAAGCTGAAGGCGTCGCGGCCTGACGTGGTGATCCAGGTGGGCTATTTCCGCGCCGGCGTGCTGGCCTCCAAGGCCTATGAGCAATTCGACTTCCATCCCGTGGTGATCGGCACCGGCGGCATGTCGGGCGATCCCAAGCTGCGGGCGGAACTGGGCAAGCTGGTGGACGGCCAGTTCGCGGTCACCCCGTTTGCCGGTGACCTGCCGGCGGCCATTGCGGTGAGCCAAGCGTTCGAGAAGAAGTTCAACCAGCCCCTGACGCTGAATTCGGCCCTCGGCTATTTCGGCACCCTGGTGGCGCTCAGGGCACTGGACGAGGCGAAGGGGTTCACGTCCGAGGACATCGCGGCATCCCTGCGCCAGCTCAAGATCGACAAGAGCCAGATGATCGTCGCCTCCGATTATGTCGCCTTCGATGAGAATGGCCGCAACAAGGGCCGGGACACGGTTGTCACGCAGTTCCAGGGCGACGCCCTGGTGACGGTCTGGCCGCCGGAGAAGGCGCGGGCGAAGCCCGAAATCAAGAAGTTCAACACAAATTGA
- a CDS encoding ABC transporter ATP-binding protein, whose translation MLEVEGLFAGYGDVPVLRDVALAIEAGSITALIGANGAGKTTLLRVISGIIRAERGTTRYDGRDITRLPAEEIVAAGLVQVPEGRRLFPTMTVHENLLVGSSSPAGRAKRAENLALVFELFPKLRERQSQLAGTLSGGEQQMVAIARALMASPRLLLLDETSLGLAPLVVDEIFQAVRLLAAQGMTILVVEQNTALALDVAHHGYVLEHGHFALDGPAGDLARNPRVKQAYLGI comes from the coding sequence CTGCTTGAAGTCGAAGGCCTGTTTGCCGGGTATGGCGATGTTCCGGTGCTGCGGGATGTGGCCCTCGCCATCGAGGCGGGCAGCATCACCGCCCTGATCGGAGCGAACGGCGCCGGCAAGACCACGCTGTTGCGCGTGATCTCCGGGATCATCCGGGCCGAGCGCGGCACGACGCGCTATGACGGCCGGGACATCACGCGGCTGCCGGCGGAGGAGATCGTCGCCGCCGGGCTGGTGCAGGTGCCCGAAGGCCGCCGCCTGTTTCCGACCATGACCGTCCACGAAAACCTGCTCGTGGGCTCGTCCTCTCCAGCCGGCCGGGCGAAGCGTGCGGAAAACCTCGCGCTCGTGTTCGAGCTGTTCCCCAAGCTGCGCGAGCGGCAGTCCCAGCTCGCCGGCACGCTGTCCGGCGGCGAGCAGCAGATGGTGGCCATCGCCAGGGCGCTGATGGCATCGCCGCGCCTGCTGCTGCTCGACGAGACCAGCCTCGGCCTCGCCCCCCTGGTCGTCGACGAGATCTTCCAGGCGGTTCGCCTGCTCGCGGCGCAGGGCATGACCATCCTGGTGGTGGAGCAGAACACGGCGCTGGCTCTGGACGTGGCGCATCATGGCTACGTGCTGGAACACGGTCATTTCGCCCTCGACGGACCTGCCGGCGACCTGGCGCGGAACCCAAGGGTCAAGCAGGCCTATCTCGGAATTTAG
- a CDS encoding ABC transporter ATP-binding protein, with translation MTRPLLQVREVSRWFGGLRAVDNVSFDLHEGEILGLIGPNGAGKTTMFETISGFHRPTAGTITFDGRDITGQPPHRLARMGIGRTFQIVQPFRDVSVLENVVAGVVGPNKPVSDARGQARAVLERVKLDHRASILARNLALPEKKRLEVARALATRPRVLLLDEVMAGLTPAEIDEIMEILAGLRREGIALLIVEHVMRAIMSLSDRIVVMASGRKIAEGVPAVVAANDKVIEAYLGRRNTHAPA, from the coding sequence ATGACCCGGCCGCTGCTTCAAGTCCGCGAGGTGTCCCGCTGGTTCGGCGGCCTGCGCGCGGTCGACAATGTCTCGTTCGACCTGCATGAGGGCGAGATCCTCGGCCTGATCGGTCCGAACGGCGCCGGCAAGACCACCATGTTCGAGACCATCTCCGGCTTTCACCGCCCGACTGCGGGAACCATCACCTTCGACGGCAGGGACATCACCGGCCAGCCACCGCATCGTCTCGCGCGGATGGGCATCGGCCGGACCTTCCAGATCGTCCAGCCGTTCCGCGACGTGTCCGTGCTCGAGAACGTAGTCGCCGGCGTGGTCGGGCCCAACAAGCCGGTGTCCGATGCGCGCGGTCAGGCCCGCGCGGTGCTGGAGCGGGTCAAGCTCGACCACCGCGCCTCGATCCTCGCCCGCAATCTCGCCCTTCCCGAGAAGAAGCGCCTTGAGGTCGCGCGCGCGCTCGCCACCCGTCCGCGCGTGCTGCTGCTCGACGAGGTCATGGCCGGCCTGACCCCGGCCGAAATCGACGAGATCATGGAGATCCTCGCCGGCCTCAGGCGGGAGGGAATCGCGCTTCTCATCGTCGAGCATGTCATGCGGGCGATCATGTCGCTTTCGGATCGCATCGTCGTCATGGCGAGCGGCCGCAAGATCGCCGAGGGCGTGCCGGCGGTGGTGGCCGCCAACGACAAGGTCATCGAGGCCTATTTGGGCAGGAGAAACACCCATGCCCCTGCTTGA
- a CDS encoding branched-chain amino acid ABC transporter permease → MKQGFGFFAVLAVTAVLAPMLPVYGQHVLILVALYGSIALAWNLLGGMAGQMSLGHALFVGAGAYVSTALYLRLGVNPWIGLLCAVASGGALAAGLGYVVFRRRLSGVYFALVTLAVAEMALHVVSNIPALGGANGLSIPARPGFASLQFASKLGFCYAALGVLAIVGAVILAVHRSRLGYVFLSIRENERAAAALGIDVVWGKVVAAAISGALAALVGPIYANYVLFIDPESVLGVPVSIDALVFAFVGGLGTLFGPLLGAAVLVPATEALRGMLGGRLVGVHLIAYGAILILVMRLAPQGLWGLITDAFARRSK, encoded by the coding sequence ATGAAACAGGGTTTCGGCTTCTTCGCGGTGCTGGCAGTGACGGCGGTGCTGGCACCGATGCTGCCGGTCTATGGGCAGCACGTCCTCATCCTCGTCGCGCTCTACGGGTCCATCGCCCTCGCCTGGAACCTCCTGGGCGGCATGGCGGGGCAGATGTCCCTCGGCCACGCCCTGTTCGTGGGCGCGGGCGCCTATGTCTCCACCGCGCTCTACCTGCGGCTCGGCGTCAACCCGTGGATCGGACTGCTATGCGCCGTGGCCTCCGGCGGCGCCCTCGCAGCAGGGCTCGGATACGTGGTCTTCCGCCGCCGCCTGTCCGGGGTCTATTTCGCCTTGGTGACGCTGGCCGTGGCGGAGATGGCACTGCATGTGGTGAGCAACATCCCGGCCCTTGGCGGGGCGAACGGCCTCTCGATTCCCGCCCGGCCGGGCTTTGCCTCTCTCCAGTTCGCCTCGAAGCTCGGCTTCTGCTACGCCGCCCTCGGTGTTCTCGCCATCGTCGGCGCGGTGATCCTGGCTGTTCACCGATCGCGGCTCGGCTATGTCTTCCTGTCGATCCGCGAAAACGAGCGCGCGGCGGCCGCGCTCGGCATCGACGTGGTGTGGGGCAAGGTGGTGGCGGCGGCCATCAGCGGTGCTCTTGCGGCTCTGGTCGGGCCGATCTACGCCAATTACGTCCTGTTCATCGATCCGGAATCGGTGCTCGGCGTGCCGGTGTCCATCGACGCCCTGGTGTTCGCCTTCGTCGGCGGCCTCGGCACCTTGTTCGGCCCGCTCCTCGGTGCCGCGGTGCTGGTTCCGGCCACGGAAGCCCTGCGCGGGATGCTCGGCGGACGCTTGGTTGGCGTGCACCTGATCGCCTATGGCGCGATCCTCATCCTGGTGATGCGCCTTGCCCCGCAGGGGCTCTGGGGCCTCATCACCGACGCCTTTGCCCGGAGGTCCAAATGA
- a CDS encoding branched-chain amino acid ABC transporter permease — protein MDLLPLLPQAFADGMLRGAVYAIVAVGLTLTFGVLRIVNFAHGDFLAVGLYVTYLGAKLLGFDPYLSLVLALPIVTLAAAFTYRSLVAPILDAPEHNQIVVTLGLSLILQNLMLAIFSADVHTIPSTVASGVFAFDAVFVQTAAVIAGGVSIIVCLGLYWFLHRTETGRQIRAAAQDRDAARMCGVKVDRMYMLAFCIGVGSLGLVAPLIAPFSYITPTVGASFTLTSFIVVVLGSMGNFLGALLGGFIVGVVEAVGGLLTGGSINFIITYAIFILFLLFKPEGLLGGRRL, from the coding sequence ATGGACCTGCTGCCGCTCCTGCCGCAGGCCTTCGCAGACGGAATGCTGCGCGGGGCCGTATATGCCATCGTCGCGGTCGGATTGACGCTCACCTTCGGGGTCCTCCGGATCGTCAACTTCGCGCACGGCGACTTTCTCGCCGTTGGCCTATACGTGACGTATCTGGGCGCCAAGCTGCTCGGCTTCGACCCGTATCTGTCGCTGGTGCTGGCCCTGCCGATCGTGACCCTGGCGGCCGCCTTCACCTACAGGAGCCTGGTCGCTCCCATTCTCGACGCTCCCGAGCACAACCAGATCGTCGTCACCCTCGGCCTGTCGCTCATCCTCCAGAACCTGATGCTCGCGATCTTCTCCGCCGACGTGCACACCATTCCCTCGACGGTTGCCTCCGGCGTATTCGCGTTCGACGCGGTGTTCGTCCAGACCGCAGCGGTGATCGCCGGCGGCGTCTCCATCATCGTCTGCCTTGGGCTCTACTGGTTCCTGCACCGCACCGAAACCGGCCGGCAGATCCGCGCCGCCGCGCAGGACCGCGATGCGGCGCGCATGTGCGGCGTCAAGGTGGACCGCATGTACATGCTGGCCTTCTGCATTGGCGTTGGCTCCCTCGGTCTCGTCGCTCCGCTGATCGCGCCGTTCAGCTACATCACCCCCACGGTCGGAGCGAGCTTCACGCTGACCTCCTTCATTGTCGTCGTGCTCGGCAGCATGGGCAACTTCCTCGGTGCCCTTCTCGGTGGCTTCATCGTCGGCGTGGTCGAGGCGGTGGGCGGCCTCCTGACTGGCGGCTCCATCAATTTCATCATTACCTACGCCATCTTCATCCTGTTTCTTCTGTTCAAACCCGAAGGTCTGCTCGGGGGGCGCCGCCTATGA
- the pcaG gene encoding protocatechuate 3,4-dioxygenase subunit alpha, with product MPVAYLKETPSQTGGPYVHIGTVPAVAGLPVRTQEDLSVIAPGGVPGERIRIEGMVWDGSGQPVKDALIELWQADAEGRHDNPGFLGFGRAAADFATGLWSFETIRPGVLPWRDGRPQAPHVSLLIFARGINIHLHTRMYFSDEAEANAADPVLKAIEQAGRRETLVARRSEAEGAVIYRHDIRLQGENETVFFDM from the coding sequence ATGCCGGTCGCCTATCTGAAGGAGACGCCGTCCCAGACCGGCGGTCCCTACGTGCATATCGGAACCGTGCCGGCGGTGGCCGGGCTTCCCGTCCGCACCCAGGAGGACCTCTCCGTCATCGCCCCGGGCGGTGTCCCGGGCGAGCGCATCCGCATCGAAGGCATGGTCTGGGACGGCTCGGGCCAGCCGGTGAAGGACGCCCTGATCGAGCTGTGGCAGGCGGACGCCGAAGGCCGCCACGACAATCCCGGCTTCCTCGGCTTCGGCCGCGCGGCCGCGGATTTCGCCACCGGCCTGTGGTCGTTCGAGACCATCAGGCCAGGGGTGCTGCCCTGGCGCGACGGCCGGCCGCAGGCGCCCCACGTCTCGCTTCTGATTTTCGCCCGCGGCATCAACATCCACCTGCACACCCGCATGTACTTCTCCGACGAGGCCGAGGCGAACGCCGCGGATCCCGTGCTGAAGGCCATCGAGCAGGCCGGGCGCCGCGAAACCCTGGTGGCCCGGCGCAGCGAGGCGGAGGGGGCCGTGATCTATCGCCACGACATCCGCCTCCAGGGCGAGAATGAGACCGTGTTCTTCGACATGTGA